ACTCGGCATGGAACGCGGAACATCACCATATCATTCCCAAGGCCCGGCTACAGCTGCCCAAGAGGATGTCTGAGGCCTACCTACCAGTGACCCATagagttgtgtggccttggaacCTAAAAACTAATCCTGACCGGGACCCTCCCTCCTGCACTGTGtgttcagtgcctggagcctcctgggacctaaccctaaccataaccctaaccaTAACCATAACCCTATCCCTAACCCTAATCCTAACCCCTAACCTTAACTTTAACCCTAACCCATAacacctaaccctaaccctaaccctaacccttgCTTCTTCAACCCTCAAGTCTCACAAGCATCTCTTATAGGACAATAACAAAGCCTGTCAATCAAGCTGCATCCTGACAAAGAGGTCCACTCTCCTCCAGTTCagccttcaagagaataggtcaTTTGTGTTGGTTCAGGCTTGGAAATGGGTAGATTCCATGCATCCTCAACTGCCCGCTCCTGAGACCAGTCTTCTCCTGAACTTTTTTCTGTACAGATTCCCTGGGTAAATAGTTGTGTGGGAGATGTGTGCACAGTACACACTGATCAGCCAGCCTGGTGCATCCAGGACCCAACAAGTCAGTGGAGTTCAGACTGCCCCCACCAAAGTGTATAACCATTTGAAAGGAGGCAGTGCACCCCCAAAATCATTTCACAGTGGCAGATTTAAACTGGCATCAGTCAGCCCACATCTGAACTGACCGCATGCTGGGGATGCTGACTTCCACAGCAATCAGTGCTCCCAGCTGTTTTATCAGAGGAAACCCCAGCAAGTTTGTGGAGTCTGATGCTGGCAAGGCAGTGCACCTTTCTCCAGCTCTGTCTTCAGGGGAAATGTGTGCATTTGAGTAGGATAAGTCTTGGAATCAGGCAGATGTCTGGTGCCCCCAAATAATCAGCTCCTTGGGACAGGCATGGCCTGTCCCTACAGCTGCCCTGTTCCAGCTCCCTGGACCCGCCCAGCTTGCACACTACACACCCCCTCGGCCTGCAGAGGGCAGCCTGTGCCCTACAAGTCTGTGGAACCAGGGCTAGTCTGCTTTGCCTTCTGGGTGGAGGCATACAACCCCAAAAATCTTTCTCAGgcagcaactttattttttatttatctatttattttttaatataatttactgtcaaattgattaacatacagtgtgtaaaatgTGCTCTTTGTTTTGGGAGTAGATCTCCATGGTTCATcacatacaatgcccagtgctcatcccaacaagtgccctccccaatgcccatcacccactttcccgtctccccacaccccatcaaccctcagtttgttctctgtatttaagagcctcttatagtttgcctccctccctctctgtttgtaagtaatttttccccttccccttcccctcccccatggtcttccgttaagtttctcaagatccacatatgagtgaaaacatatgatagctgtctttctctgactgacttatttcactcagcataataccttccagttccatccacgttgatACAAacggcatgatttcattctttctcattgtcaggCAGCAACTTTAGACCTAGAACAGTCAGATCCAATTTGGACTGGCTCCCTGAAGGGGTCCCTGGCAGATATAGCATCCAAGGACCCCAGGTCTGTCTTCTTGAAGACCGCCCAGATAATCACCCTAAGACATCACCACACCCTAAACCTTGATCCTGACCCTGGCTCTTAGAGAATTTGGTGTTGTCTATGTTTTGAGATTTGGCTGTTCTAACAGGTGTGTAGGGGCATctcatattgttttcatttgcatgttcTTAATGACATGTGATGTTGAACTTCTCTTCATctgccatctgtacatcttcttagATGGCATGGCCATTTAGAttttttgcccaatttttaaccaggttgttttcttactgtggagttttaagaattctttgtatattttagataacaattctttatcaggtatatctctctgtaaatattttctcccagtctatgatTTATCTCTGTATTCTCTTAAactaattatctttttattcaagtctattttttaatttctactttaacACCAACTTAGGAAAGCACAATTCACTGAGATTTCCACTGCCAAGAATAGGTGCCGCTTTTCTGAATGGGACAGGAAGAGTGAATCGCATGATGACAGTTAAAGCAATCCCAAAGATATAAAGGCAGAGTTCGTGTTCTTTGAACTTGGGAGAACAGTCTCTTGTTGGCTTGGTCCCATGTTCATTAACAGCAAAAGGGTGACACTGCAGTGTGCTACTTGTGGTGACAGACTAGCTGCTGAGGCAATGAGACCGTCGGCACTGGAGCCACAGTCACAGGTAAAACATAAGTCAATTGGTTCCAAACCAaattccttgagagagagagagtattaaGTTGAGAAGCTGGCGGCACCAGAGTTTTAATATTTCACATACATAAACCAGTACTTTTCAGGTTCTTGACAAAGTGGTACCTTGGTACCAAGCTACCAAACAAGTAAACGTGAAGGCTGACATGTTCATGGAAGACTGCGTCACAGGCTTGAAGCACCAAAGTCATCGCTTGAAAATATTGGGTGTGTCTGTGGCATAGAAAGAGCTTGGGCACAACTTTCCAAAGACACCACTTCTCGGCACATCAAGGAGCTGGTTAGTGAAATGGAAGTTCAGTGATAGAAGTCAGAATAAATGAAACTACCAAAAGATTTTCCATCATGACCTGATGGACTGTTATGGGTGACACAATGCATGTGTCATTTGAATACGATGATGatgcaaaataagaaatttgTTTATAGCTTCATTGCCAACAAAACTGTTAGCTCTGAACCAATTTGAACCACGCACAGCAACATTGCCAACAGATGTGGTTTGGAGTCTGAGCTTTGTGTGGCGAGTCCTGACGGCACAGCTGCAGTGAGAAAAATGGTCTGGAGCAGCTGCCTGGAATGATGAACTTGCACCAGGATCTTAGTCAAAGCCCTGCCTTCTTTAATGACAATGTCTTGCCTGAAAAACATCTGACCCAAACAGTGTGCTTAAAGAGGCAGTAAAATTGTGGCTTCCCTAACAACTGACAcattaaattcaaaattattctctttattctgtACAAAATGGAAGCTCATCATAAGCAACTGGTGATGCATTTTTAGATAGGGTAGTTATCAAGGGGAGGGGCCCAGCTGAGAATGCTTGATGAGGATGAGCTCCTAGTGTTTCGGCAAGAAATGAAGGATTGTGGCCCCAGCTCATTAACATCATGAATCAGATAGTCTGACTCCCTGATTTATCTAATATCCtcaatatttaaagatattaataTTTCCGTGCAAGAACAGAATGCCATGCATTTTCATTAAGACACATAAGGTCAGAGAGCAcgcataaatgttaaaaaaccagaagaacaggggtgcctgggtggctcagttggttaagcgcctgactttggctcaggtcatgaactcacggtctgtgagttcgagcctcacgtccgtctctatgctgacagctcagagcctggagcctgctttggattctgtgtctccctctctctctgccccccaccccccgctcgtgctctgtctcagaaataaataaacattaataaataaaataaaaataaaaaaacagaagaacagaGGCTCATGCAGATTGTGATAATGAATTCCATTATTAACAAGTATTATTTTGGCATTTGCACATCTGTGAAAACTGTAACCAAACACCTTATGAACAAATAAGAtgtggagtttttttttgtttgtttttttttttaattttttttttcaacgttttttatttatttttgggacagagagagacagagcatgaacgggggaggggcagagagagagggagacacagaatcggaaacaggctccaggctccgagccatcagcccagagcctgacgcggggctcaaactcacggaccgcgagatcgtgacctggctgaagtcggacgcttaaccgactgcgccacccaggcgccccaagatgtggAGTTTTTtgattgaacattttaaatataattttccatcAAATAAAGACACTGCTGCAATGAGGATGTTAATGGATGCTGAACCTATTTGCCCCCAATTGTTAGCCAAACCCAACCAGAAAACGGAAGCTGGGAGCCTCCTGGGGCACCGAACCAGAATCGGCAGAGCAGCGAGAGTCTGAAGGGCCAAGGGGAGGCCTCCATCACCAGTGTCAAGAGGAGGCACTTGTGTTTTGCTGTATTTTGCTTGAAATCACGTGATGTTAGAGCATAATAAATCCTGACATGCATGACGCGGTAGAGATAAAACCCTGATTTGTAGAGAGAGGGGCAGTAAGTCCTCCATTGGGGAGGCCTTTGTTGCATTGCCATTGGTGTGTGAAGACAGGGCCTTGCATACGACATGAAGACACACAGATATATGCCTGCAAAGAAAGGCAGACATAGATGCAGTGTCGGGACTGTGTGTAgtttctcttctgatttcttcGGTTTCTCAGTGAGATACAAGTCAAGGCCCAGAAGGTAAGATGAGAGGGGCGGTGTGATAAACAGCCATCTCAAAGGATGTGAGGACACCCACCCTGGAGACCTAGAAGTCATGGGCAGCACCAAGGACCCACCCAAGGGGAAGTCTTGACAAGAGGTTGGCTGAGTTGGTAggtggaaggagagaggtggAGTCATCCAGCActagggggaggggagacaggggaGGCAGCACAgttgcaagcaagggaggggtgcgGTATAATGGCGGTGCCGTGAATCCAGGGCATGGAAGTGTGTGTGCACTGTGACGGTCAGCCAGGCTGGGCACCAGAGGCAGCAAGCTGAGGAACAGAGGACGTAGTCAGAGGGAGGGCACTTGAAGTAGAAATGGAGGAACATAGCCATTGGTGTTGTGGAGGCCAGGGAATGAGCTTGGCAGTGGCtgactgaaggaaggaaaggtgagGTGGCCAGGAGAAGGGGGTTAGAACCTAGGTGGATTAGGTATGTGCAAGCAAAGTCACCACGATCGGTAATGAGCAAGACTGACTCTACTGCTCAAGtcctcatcaactgtgagatggTTGGAGATTCTGTCGCCGACACTGCCCAGGAAAGGCTGCAGGGCAACTGCTAACAGCTTGTGCTTCCAGGGGCTGGGGTTTGTGGAAGAAGAAAAGCCACGATCCAAATGCAGCCAGAGGGGTACCCAGTCCACCTCCAGCAGGACAACACTCTGGAGAGGTGggaggaaaatggagaagaagaGGAATTAAAGCTGGGTGGACTGGTCTCCATTAGAGCCCAGCCTGACtgtcagaatcatctggagggaTTCAGAACAACAGAAGCCCAGGTGGTACCCCCGGGGACACTGCTTCTGAGCTACGTCAAAGTCCGGGGCTGGCACTTTTAAACATCCACCCAGGTGACACAACAGGCAGCCAGAGACCAGTGAGTGAAGGATGGTGATGGGCACAGCCCAGCGCAGGGGATAGAGCCGGTCACATTGTAATGACTTTGTACACGACAGATGAGAGCTCTGAGTAAGAgtattgtggaatcactatgttgtactcctgaaactaatgtaacattgtgtgtccacTAGGCTGCCAAGTGGCCATCCCAGAAGCCACGACCCCTGGGGCCTTTGGGGACCGGGGCTCCACATTGCCTTGAGTACAGTCTCACTGATGCAGCCACATTGTTTTGTTACAGGTGATCTCAGTACACATTATTTGTCCTGTATTTTTGGAATTACGTGTATGAACAGGTTAGACCATCTCTGGATTTTGTTGTGTGCCAGCAAAGAGAATTGCAGGCACCTGCGTGGCTGAGAAGCTGTGTTCGGGAGGACACAGGACAAGGGTCTGGTGTCTGTGACAGACTCAGGACCAGGTGGAGGTGAGTGAGGGACAGGGCGACAAAGTCACCATGGTAATCAAGCCTCCCCGACACCTCCCGCCAAAGTCTGAATGAGGAGCCCCCAGGGCTGGCCAGGGGCTAAACCCCTGAGTCCTCACGGGCACCCTGAGGGTGAGCATGCCAGTCCAGCAGGATGCCAACAGTCACCACCAGGTGGCAGCAGGGGACAGCAGAGGGGCCAGGCCCCACACAGGAATAGCTGCTCCTGGGCCCGTTTGGTTGGCCGCCCAGGTGTCTCAGCCTCCTATCTCCATTCTAACATAGAACCATCTCCCCCGAATCCTACACTTCCCGGGGCTCGCCTGCCATAGAAGGAAAATATGTTTCGGGTGACCCTTCCTCGCTTCCTGCCGTGATGGGACAATCCCACCAGTCCCCAGGCGTGGCCCGAATCCTCTCCCCTCAGTCCCTCTGAGGCGACCTCCACCCCCTGGACCCTGCTATCCACTCGGGCCTCCTGCAGCCCTGGGCCCATCTCCCACTACCCAGACTCTCAGGCCCAGGAAGTCCCCTACCCCTGCCCCAGTGGCATGTTGAGGCATGTTGAGCAGAGCAGGGATTCCCAGCCAAAAAGAAAGGCTTGAGCCCAACCCCAGAACCTGTCACCCTCAGCCACAAGCCAGGCATGGCCGGAGGCCCGTGATGCCCCAGCCCCCACTGTTCTTCCTCACCGACCTCACATCTGACTTTCTCCCACGTCCACTCAACTCAACCACAAGCCGACTGCCCCTCACACAGCACCCTAAGCCTGTTGCTCCTTGACACCCATGGGGGCCCAGGGTGAGGACACACCCCTGGCTGcccaacttgtgctctcactGCCAAGGTCTTGATGGGCAGGTTGGGCCCGCCCCCAGGCCAGGTGCCGCCTGTGGGGCATAAAGCCTGCAGAGGCAGCTCCTGAGGGAGCTCTGCTACCTGCCATGAAGGGGAGCAGCACCCTCCTGCTGGTGGCCCTCACCCTGCTCTGCTCCTGCGGTGAGTCTGTGTGCTTCCAGTAGGGCCCATGTGTGCGGGCAGACAGGAACCTGGGGGGCTAAAACCCAGGCACTAGGCCCCTCACAAGGATGGGCGGCGGCCTTCCTAGGTGCCCGACCGGCCTCCATCACAGAACACAGATGTGGGCAGATGCCCCCGATGCTCCCGCCAACCCCAGTCCCCACCCAGCCCAGCTCCAacctctgccccagccctagCGTCACCAAGCCCAATGTCACCAACCTAGCCCAGCCTGACCCCAACCCTCCAAGCCCCAGGTCAGCCAACCTCACTCAGAGGGTGAATTCCAGCCACATTAGGGGCTTGCCGCCCCTTCCCTAGTAATGCCAGGGAACCCCAGAGTGGGAGACGCTGCCGAGGCTAGGGGTGACCAGAGGGGTCTGTGGCCAGGTAGAGTTAGGGGGTATTATGAAGTAAGACCTGGGGGAGGTGAGGCAGGGTGATCATGGGGGCACATCTGGGGCAAGTGAGGTGGGCATTGATGCAGAAGGTCTGGACACCACCGAGGCTGGAGCGCTGGGAGGTCTGGGGTGGGCTGGAATGGAATTCTCTTGTGCCGGTGTCACCTTGCCCCCACCTCACAGGGCTAGCCATCGGGGATGACAACAGTGACTTTTTCATGGACTTCCTGCAAACGCTGCTGGTGGGGTCCCCAGAGGAGCTATATGAGGGACCTCTTGGCAAGTACGATGTCAATGCAGATGCCAAGGCAGCACTGACGGAGCTCAAGTCCTGTATCGATGGCCTACAGCCTGTGCACAAGGCGGAGCTGGTCAAACTGCTGGTAccaaggctggggtgggggcgggggggggggtcaccccaTTCCCTGAAGGTCTGCAGCCCCAGCAGGACACACAGCCCTGCCCCACTAGCCCTCCACCAAATGCTATGACTCCTGATTATCACCCCAATACAGCCACCACCCCACAGACACCTTGACCTGCCTCAGTCAGCAGAAGTGGACATCCCAGACCTCAATCCCCCAGAGCAGCCTCAGCCTCCCCTAAgtgcacatacatgcatatggCACACCCACATACAAGTACGCACCACTTCCGCCGTTGCTAGGAGGGGACTGGCTGAAGTGTGCCAGAGCCTACTGTCCTCCAGGGGCTGGCCTGAGCCTACCCGCCCAACAGGATGGGGCTTTCTAGTTATCGATCACCAGGTATGGGACCCCCCCAGCCCTCTTGGCCCACACCTGTCTGCCTTCCAGGTGCAAGTGCTGGGCAGTCAAGATGATGCATAGCGGACCCCAGTCATGTCTCCAAGCAGCCACAGGACCAGCTACACCAGCAGCAATGGCCACACTGCCCCATTACCACTTCTCTGCGTGTAAATTTATAAAACTGTTCAATCAATAAAGCCTCCTGCAGCTCAGGCTCTGGCTCCTGTCTCTCCCCACAGTCAGGGACACAACCACATGGATATGCGGATTCACAGACACAGGGTCACATCCGCAGAGCATGCACGTAGAAGTAACCCCACACAGAGGGCAGAACCACCAGACCCCCATGTAGGCGGACAGAGCAAGACGGACAGGCAGGGGAGTGGACGCAGGAAGGGCTACAGAGGCAGCGGTGGAGTGCAGGACCAGTGCGTCAGAGGAGGCAGGGCAAAGAGCCCCAGGCCGGCGATGTGGCTAGAACTGGGAGGTCAGGCTGGGGGCGTTCTGCGTCTGAAGACTGTCATTCCAAGACAATAAATATCCACAATATACACCTGGCACAGGTCCAGGGGTTGAAAGCATTCCCCCTAAAGTCACCCAAGGAAAGAGTCTGTCTGGAAGACGTGCAGACCCGAGCCCTACCCCCAAGAGGAACCTTGACAAAGTGGAGAAGAAAGTGCACCTGGTCTTGAGGACACCCGTGGTCGAGGGGTGGGCATGGCCAGCAGTGGCACAGGAGGGAGAGCAGGGTCTGGAAAGGTTCCGCAGAAGGGCAACAGCTCAGCGCCACCCCCCAAACTCCCCAACCAGCGCTGACCCTACCCTCACCCAGGATCCCAACTGCTGGAGCcttcttgtgcctcagtttccccagatcAGTGGTCTTCACTGGGAGCAAGGCTGACTAGGttcatctctgcccctcacaACCTTTGCTCTCTGGCCACTCCAGCTCTGGGCCCTGTGGCCTCACCTTCCAGTACAGAACCTCACTGTCCCTTTTCCCACCCTCCAAGCCTCTGCCCTACCCACCATAGTGAGGAGCAGAGCAAAGTCCTGACCTGAGCCATGCCTGGTGAGGGTGGGGGTCCCCTGGGCAGAGGCCATTGTCTTCATCATACAGATAGTGATCTAGAACCTGCTGTCCCACAGAGCTGCATTCTAGAGCTCAGGGGCCAggatctctccccacccccacccaattCTCCAAGCCCcctgaagaggagagagagggaaaggcctTCCTTTCCATGCCCCTTTTTTGGGAACTGCCTGGCATTGAGGCCAG
This genomic stretch from Panthera uncia isolate 11264 chromosome A3 unlocalized genomic scaffold, Puncia_PCG_1.0 HiC_scaffold_12, whole genome shotgun sequence harbors:
- the SCGB1C1 gene encoding secretoglobin family 1C member 1; this encodes MKGSSTLLLVALTLLCSCGLAIGDDNSDFFMDFLQTLLVGSPEELYEGPLGKYDVNADAKAALTELKSCIDGLQPVHKAELVKLLVQVLGSQDDA